One Setaria viridis chromosome 5, Setaria_viridis_v4.0, whole genome shotgun sequence genomic region harbors:
- the LOC117858440 gene encoding polygalacturonase At1g48100 produces MPSPSTRPLVTSTRPQWRRPVPPLVTTVLISILVLLSVLCLPVAADASRALHYHRKHRRHHRRHRASENSSHISVPPAALPPGVDGDSPAEPPSLPPDAGDDAPVPRPRRHKRCYSPSRPPPSVAPAPAPAKPPPAFSSAKPPSAERAKAPTHSHAKPPSLPPAKPPNFSLAKPPSPSPAKAPSRSHAKPPSSLSPARPPSPSPRKAPAPTFFPSKPPSLPPSHAKPTPCTPAKAPLAQPPRLAPARPPMPSPARPPPFSPASPPAHPPAKPSKRAPAQTPRLAPAKPPTPSLSPAQSPRPSPANPPAASTVPAKPPAFPPAMSKPIPPPPPPAKNSSSACANVFDVRAFGASGNGSSDDTRAFRAAWKAACSSNASTTATLLVPPDGVFTITSTIFAGPCKSGLIFQIDGVLMPPDGPASWPATDSRRQWIVFYKADGMTLAGKGTIEGNGEEWWDLPCKPHRGPNGSTLPGPCDSPALIRFFLSNGVTVSGLRIENSPQFHLKFDDCVGVLVDGLFVSSPAFSPNTDGVHVENTTAVQIINSRIYNGDDCVSIGAGCSDVHIENITCGHGHGISIGSLGVHNTRACVSNVTVRNARILDSDNGLRIKTWQGGAGAVSGVEFAGVRVQNVKNCIVIDQYYCLGSGCANQTSAVRVAGVAYRDIRGTYNPRGGAPIRLACSDAVACTGITMSGVELLPAGSGAGAGAGARLADPYCWNAYGLMETLTLPPVYCLQEGRPESLQDQLTSC; encoded by the exons atgccgtcgccgtcgacgagaCCGCTGGTGACAAGCACGCGACCGCAGTGGCGTCGTCCGGTGCCGCCATTGGTGACGACGGTGCTCATTTCCATATTGGTGCTCCTCTCAGTGTTGTGCCTTCCTGTCGCCGCGGACGCGAGCCGAGCGCTGCACTACCACCGTAAGCACCGGAGGCACCACAGGCGCCACCGCGCGTCGGAGAACAGCAGCCACATCTCCGTGCCCCCGGCCGCGCTTCCTCCCGGCGTCGACGGCGATTCTCCGGCCGAGCCTCCGAGTCTGCCTCCGGATGCTGGCGACGACGCGCCGGTGCCTCGCCCTCGACGCCACAAGCGGTGCTACTCGCCATCGCGTCCTCCTCCTTCAGTAGCACCGGCGCCTGCTCCAGCCAAGCCACCGCCGGCATTCTCCTCAGCAAAACCCCCGTCAGCAGAGCGGGCTAAGGCGCCGACTCATTCTCATGCCAAGCCGCCGTCGTTGCCGCCGGCCAAGCCACCTAATTTCTCCTTGGCCAAGCCACCGTCGCCTTCGCCAGCCAAAGCACCATCTCGTTCTCATGCTAAACCACCGTCGTCGTTATCACCAGCAAGGCCACCGTCGCCCTCTCCCAGAAAGGCCCCGGCGCCTACGTTCTTTCCCTCCAAGCCACCGTCATTGCCACCGTCGCATGCCAAGCCGACACCCTGCACTCCGGCTAAGGCACCACTGGCCCAGCCACCGAGACTAGCCCCGGCCAGGCCACCAATGCCATCTCCAGCCCGGCCACCACCGTTCTCCCCGGCGAGTCCACCGGCACATCCTCCGGCCAAGCCATCAAAGAGAGCTCCTGCACAGACACCGCGACTCGCCCCGGCCAAGCCACCGAcgccgtcgctgtcgccggCCCAGTCGCCGCGCCCTTCCCCGGCAAATCCGCCAGCAGCCTCTACGGTGCCAGCGAAGCCACCGGCGTTCCCTCCAGCCATGTCAAAGCcaattccgccgccgccgcctcctgccaaGAACAGCTCGTCAGCCTGCGCCAACGTGTTCGACGTGAGGGCGTTCGGCGCGTCGGGCAACGGCTCGAGCGACGACACGCGCGCGTTCCGCGCGGCATGGAAGGCGGCGTGCTCCTCCAACGCCTCCACGACGGCCACACTGCTGGTACCACCGGACGGCGTGTTCACCATCACCTCCACCATCTTCGCCGGGCCATGCAAGTCCGGGCTCATCTTCCAG ATCGATGGCGTGCTAATGCCGCCGGACGGGCCGGCGAGCTGGCCAGCGACGGACAGCCGGAGGCAGTGGATAGTCTTCTACAAGGCCGACGGCATGACGCTGGCGGGGAAGGGCACCATCGAGGGCAACGGCGAGGAGTGGTGGGACCTCCCGTGCAAACCTCACCGG GGCCCCAACGGATCGACGCTGCCCGGACCATGTGACAGCCCTGCG CTGATACGATTCTTCCTGAGCAACGGCGTGACGGTGAGCGGCCTGCGGATCGAGAACAGCCCGCAGTTCCACCTCAAGTTCGACGACTGCGTGGGGGTGCTCGTCGACGGCCTTTTCGTCAGCTCGCCGGCGTTCAGCCCCAACACCGACGGCGTCCACGTCGAGAACACCACGGCCGTCCAGATCATCAACTCCAGGATCTACAACG GTGACGACTGCGTCTCCATCGGCGCCGGCTGCTCCGACGTCCACATCGAGAACATAACGTGCGGCCACGGCCATGGCATAAG CATCGGCAGCCTGGGCGTACACAACACGCGCGCCTGCGTGTCCAACGTCACGGTCCGGAACGCGCGGATCCTCGACTCCGACAACGGCCTCCGGATCAAGACGTGgcagggcggcgccggcgccgtctccGGCGTCGAGTTCGCTGGCGTGCGGGTGCAGAACGTCAAGAACTGCATCGTCATCGACCAATACTACTGCCTCGGCAGCGGGTGCGCCAACCAGACCTCCGCGGTGCGTGTCGCCGGCGTCGCGTACCGGGACATCCGGGGCACGTACAACCCGCGGGGCGGCGCGCCCATCCGCCTCGCGTGCAGCGACGCCGTCGCATGCACGGGCATCACCATGTCCGGCGTCGAGCTGCtgccggccggcagcggcgccggcgccggcgcgggggcgcgGCTTGCGGACCCCTACTGCTGGAACGCATACGGGTTGATGGAGACGCTCACGCTGCCGCCGGTGTACTGCTTGCAGGAAGGCCGCCCGGAGTCTCTCCAAGATCAGCTCACGAGTTGCTGA
- the LOC117854436 gene encoding uncharacterized protein isoform X1 translates to MAAAAAADTSEASAAGLALAEANINWERLDKTRFHVIGAILFTAQQGALHPTAVVKTRMQVAEGGLAHMSGFAVFRRILRSDGIPGVFRGFGTSAVGALPGRVLALTSLEVSKQMTFKYSERFDMSEASRIAVANGVAGLVSSICSSAYFVPLDVICQRLMVQGLPGMATYRGPFDVINKVVRMEGIRGLYRGFGITMLTQSPASALWWSAYGGAQHAIWRSLGYGNDSQTKPSESELVAVQATAGTIAGACSSIITTPVDTIKTRLQVMDNYSGRPSVMKTTRLLLDEDGWRGFYRGFGPRFLNMSLWGTSMIVTYELIKRLSVKSE, encoded by the exons atggcggcggcggcggcggcggatacCTCGGAGGCGTccgcggcggggctcgcgctCGCGGAGGCCAACATCAACTGGGAGAG GTTGGACAAGACAAGGTTTCATGTGATTGGAGCTATCCTGTTTACAGCCCAGCAAGGTGCTCTGCACCCAACAGCTGTTGTGAAGACTAGGATGCAGGTTGCCGAAGGAGGGCTTGCACACATGTCTGGATTTGCTGTTTTTAGGAGGATACTGAGAAGTGATGGCATCCCTGGTGTTTTCAGAGGCTTTGGCACCTCTGCAGTTGGAGCTCTACCTGGGCGAGTATTAGCTCTAACATCACTGGAGGTCTCCAAACAAATGACATTTAAATACTCAGAACGTTTCGATATGTCAGAGGCATCAAGAATTGCTGTAGCAAATGGCGTGGCAGGCCTAGTGTCGAGTATCTGTTCAAGTGCGTATTTTGTGCCTCTAGACGTG ATTTGCCAAAGGCTCATGGTTCAAGGATTGCCAGGGATGGCAACATATAGAGGCCCATTTGATGTGATAAATAAGGTTGTCAGAATGGAAGGGATCCGGGGGCTTTACCGAGGTTTTGGAATCACAATGTTGACCCAGTCACCAGCTTCTGCCCTTTGGTGGAGTGCATATGGTGGTGCTCAGCACGCTATCTGGAG GAGCTTGGGTTATGGAAATGACTCGCAAACAAAACCATCTGAGTCAGAACTTGTTGCTGTCCAAGCGACAGCAGGAACAATTGCTGGTGCTTGCTCATCAATTATCACCACGCCAGTAGATACCATCAAGACACGGCTTCAG GTTATGGACAATTATAGTGGCAGGCCATCTGTTATGAAAACTACCAGGCTCCTGCTAGACGAGGATGGCTGGAGGGGGTTTTATAGAGGTTTTGGACCTAGGTTTCTTAACATGTCTCTCTGGGGCACATCAATGATCGTGACATATGAGCTCATAA AGAGGCTCTCGGTGAAGTCCGAATAA
- the LOC117854436 gene encoding uncharacterized protein isoform X2 — MQVAEGGLAHMSGFAVFRRILRSDGIPGVFRGFGTSAVGALPGRVLALTSLEVSKQMTFKYSERFDMSEASRIAVANGVAGLVSSICSSAYFVPLDVICQRLMVQGLPGMATYRGPFDVINKVVRMEGIRGLYRGFGITMLTQSPASALWWSAYGGAQHAIWRSLGYGNDSQTKPSESELVAVQATAGTIAGACSSIITTPVDTIKTRLQVMDNYSGRPSVMKTTRLLLDEDGWRGFYRGFGPRFLNMSLWGTSMIVTYELIKRLSVKSE, encoded by the exons ATGCAGGTTGCCGAAGGAGGGCTTGCACACATGTCTGGATTTGCTGTTTTTAGGAGGATACTGAGAAGTGATGGCATCCCTGGTGTTTTCAGAGGCTTTGGCACCTCTGCAGTTGGAGCTCTACCTGGGCGAGTATTAGCTCTAACATCACTGGAGGTCTCCAAACAAATGACATTTAAATACTCAGAACGTTTCGATATGTCAGAGGCATCAAGAATTGCTGTAGCAAATGGCGTGGCAGGCCTAGTGTCGAGTATCTGTTCAAGTGCGTATTTTGTGCCTCTAGACGTG ATTTGCCAAAGGCTCATGGTTCAAGGATTGCCAGGGATGGCAACATATAGAGGCCCATTTGATGTGATAAATAAGGTTGTCAGAATGGAAGGGATCCGGGGGCTTTACCGAGGTTTTGGAATCACAATGTTGACCCAGTCACCAGCTTCTGCCCTTTGGTGGAGTGCATATGGTGGTGCTCAGCACGCTATCTGGAG GAGCTTGGGTTATGGAAATGACTCGCAAACAAAACCATCTGAGTCAGAACTTGTTGCTGTCCAAGCGACAGCAGGAACAATTGCTGGTGCTTGCTCATCAATTATCACCACGCCAGTAGATACCATCAAGACACGGCTTCAG GTTATGGACAATTATAGTGGCAGGCCATCTGTTATGAAAACTACCAGGCTCCTGCTAGACGAGGATGGCTGGAGGGGGTTTTATAGAGGTTTTGGACCTAGGTTTCTTAACATGTCTCTCTGGGGCACATCAATGATCGTGACATATGAGCTCATAA AGAGGCTCTCGGTGAAGTCCGAATAA